The following proteins are encoded in a genomic region of Sesamum indicum cultivar Zhongzhi No. 13 linkage group LG8, S_indicum_v1.0, whole genome shotgun sequence:
- the LOC105167489 gene encoding calcium uniporter protein 2, mitochondrial-like, giving the protein MAFKKALAHRLFSMARIGNPAVTNCRTSLPRAAVGSAASSPQTTPNRLAPDPGDDGIFRREDSLAAPPLGLRFLPTGEKLLEKLRGMDIARDRIRLDGLRPPAQAPEEEGKLTVADAKKILRLSQLEMVKSNLRQIEKDCVSYPEFLEICAKECSNLDQALEFAKMLDESGSVIVLGNIVFLRPDKVVKAIQGLLPVSLAPKSYDPRMRELQELENQKAEIDRKAELHIRRELMCGLAYLVVQTAAFMRLTFWELSWDVMEPICFYVTSFYFMGGYAFFLRTKKEPSFEGFYQSRFTARQKRLMKAENFDVERYNELKKALCSQTSAAQESAVSISYPVCSDAQRM; this is encoded by the exons ATGGCGTTCAAGAAAGCTTTAGCTCACCGCCTCTTCAGCATGGCAAGAATCGGCAACCCCGCCGTCACAAACTGCCGGACTTCCTTACCTCGGGCGGCTGTGGGATCCGCCGCGTCGAGTCCTCAGACAACGCCGAATAGGCTCGCCCCTGATCCTGGAGACGATGGGATCTTCCGACGGGAAGACTCGTTGGCCGCCCCGCCGTTGGGGCTGCGGTTTCTTCCCACCGGAGAAAAGCTCCTGGAGAAGCTCCGGGGGATGGACATTGCCAGGGACAGGATTAGGCTTGATGGGCTTAGGCCTCCGGCGCAGGCGCCGGAGGAGGAGGGGAAGCTGACGGTGGCGGATGCGAAGAAGATTCTTAGGTTGTCCCAGTTGGAGATGGTCAAGTCGAACCTGAGGCAGATTGAGAAGGATTGTGTGTCTTATCCGGAGTTCTTGGAGATTTGTGCTAAGGAATGCTCGAATTTGGATCAAGCGCTGGAATTTGCTAAAATGCTTGATGAATCGGGGAGCGTGATTGTTCTTGGAAACATCGTGTTCCTCAGGCCTGATAAG GTGGTGAAAGCCATCCAAGGATTGTTGCCAGTGTCCTTAGCCCCCAAATCCTATGATCCCAGAATGAGAGAACTCCAAGAATTGGAGAATCAGAAAGCAGAGATTGACAGGAAAGCGGAGCTGCACATACGGCGGGAGCTCATGTGTGGATTAGCCTATCTGGTTGTCCAGACAGCAGCTTTCATGAGACTGACATTCTGGGAGCTCTCTTGGGATGTCATGGAACCTATCTGTTTCTATGTtacatcattttatttcatggGAGGTTACGCATTCTTCCTAAGAACAAAGAAAGAGCCCTCGTTCGAGGGGTTTTACCAGAGCCGATTCACCGCCAGGCAGAAGCGGCTGATGAAGGCTGAAAATTTCGATGTTGAGAGGTACAATGAGCTGAAGAAGGCTCTCTGTTCTCAGACATCGGCAGCCCAAGAAAGCGCTGTCTCAATTAGTTATCCAGTTTGTAGTGATGCACAGAGGATGTAG